In Triticum urartu cultivar G1812 chromosome 6, Tu2.1, whole genome shotgun sequence, the following proteins share a genomic window:
- the LOC125515438 gene encoding G-type lectin S-receptor-like serine/threonine-protein kinase B120 isoform X2: protein MDPPPIHTIICLVCWSFWLFPFCASSGSRLLPDKPLSAGSTITSDDGTFALGFFSPSSSGTKHYYVGIWYKNIPKDNVVWVANRAMPIADPSSATLAFTNGSNLALSDTNGQLLWMTNISAAGNSSSEATGGEATLDNNGNFILRSSQGIILWQSFDYPTDTLLPGMNLRITHKTHALQRLVSWRNTQDPSPGNFSYGAHPAEFLRRFSWNGSTPYWRSPAWNNYLLVGRYVESVKSTIHFTLNTIDDEVYISFGLPEPSVSLVLLKMDYSGKMKLRTWNSNMSKWTDLRSEPKQECNKFGYCGPFGYCDNTQPIVTCKCIDGFEPNNKQDWTAHRFSQGCHRMEALRCGQQDGFLNLPSMKVPHESLHVKNISLDECIAECTSNCSCTAYAFANTSTKDINGDETRCLLWNGDLIDTEKLIGQGQNLYIRVHGLSDKKRKSTVLKITLPIVSTLLIIIWVCLVWICYLGGKQRNKNIWKKLMSGTSSTSFELCDGNLKYPSISFKEIVLATNNFSNSNKLGHGGFGSVYKGMLEDGTEIAVKRLSKGSGQGVPEFRNEVILIAKLQHKNLVRLLGFCIHGDEKLLIYEYLPNKSLDAMLFDATRKSMLNWPTRFEIIKGVARGLLYLHQDSRLKIIHRDLKASNILLDAEISPKISDFGIARIFGGDQQQENTNRVVGTYGYMSPEYALNGVFSVKSDVYSFGVLLLEIVSGSKTSSVHLKADFPSIIASAWSLWKDGNIKDFVDSSIVESCSPDETIRCIHIGLLCVQDSPNVRPLVSSIMSFLENGDISLPPPKESVYFSENNNGNDGAAENTVNSANNMSITVVEGR, encoded by the exons ATGGATCCCCCTCCCATACACACAATCATCTGCCTTGTTTGTTGGTCATTTTGGTTATTCCCATTCTGTGCATCATCCGGCAGCCGCCTTCTTCCCGACAAGCCGCTTTCTGCTGGAAGCACCATCACCTCCGACGACGGCACTTTCGCCCTGGGATTCTTCTCCCCGTCCAGCTCCGGCACAAAACATTACTACGTCGGAATATGGTACAAGAACATACCCAAAGACAATGTTGTGTGGGTTGCCAACCGTGCTATGCCGATCGCTGATCCTTCTTCTGCAACACTGGCCTTCACAAACGGATCCAATCTGGCCCTGTCAGACACCAACGGCCAGCTTCTCTGGATGACTAATATCAGCGCCGCAGGAAATTCATCGTCAGAGGCAACTGGTGGAGAAGCCACGCTTGATAACAATGGGAATTTTATCCTTCGGTCATCACAGGGCATCATCTTATGGCAAAGCTTCGATTACCCGACCGACACTCTCCTTCCAGGTATGAACCTCAGGATCACCCACAAGACGCATGCACTACAACGGCTCGTCTCTTGGAGAAACACCCAAGACCCATCCCCGGGCAACTTCTCATATGGTGCACACCCTGCTGAGTTTCTGCGGCGTTTTTCATGGAATGGTTCGACACCATACTGGCGAAGTCCAGCGTGGAATAACTATTTGTTAGTAGGGCGGTACGTCGAGAGTGTCAAGTCCACAATTCACTTCACACTGAATACTATTGATGATGAGGTGTACATTTCCTTTGGACTACCAGAACCAAGTGTCTCCTTAGTGCTACTGAAGATGGACTACTCAGGCaagatgaagttacgaacctggAATAGCAACATGTCCAAATGGACTGACCTGCGATCAGAACCTAAACAGGAATGCAACAAATTTGGTTACTGTGGTCCATTTGGTTACTGCGACAACACGCAGCCTATTGTGACATGCAAATGTATTGATGGCTTTGAGCCAAACAACAAGCAAGACTGGACGGCACACAGGTTTTCGCAGGGATGCCACCGGATGGAAGCACTAAGATGTGGTCAACAGGATGGCTTCTTAAATTTGCCAAGCATGAAGGTTCCCCATGAGTCCTTGCATGTCAAGAATATAAGCTTAGATGAATGCATAGCAGAATGCACCAGCAACTGCTCCTGCACAGCGTATGCTTTCGCCAATACGAGCACCAAGGATATCAATGGGGATGAAACTAGGTGCCTATTATGGAACGGAGATTTGATTGACACAGAGAAGCTCATTGGACAAGGGCAAAACCTCTATATCCGGGTTCATGGATTGAGTG ATAAAAAGCGGAAGAGCACTGTCTTAAAAATTACACTGCCAATCGTGTCAACCTTGCTCATAATCATATGGGTGTGCCTTGTTTGGATCTGCTATTTGGGAG GCAAACAAAGAAACAAGAATATTTGGAAGAAGCTGATGTCAGGAACTTCGAGCACTTCATTTGAACTTTGCGACGGAAACTTAAAGTATCCTTCTATTAGCTTCAAAGAAATTGTACTTGCAACAAACAATTTCTCTAACTCCAACAAGCTTGGACATGGAGGTTTTGGCAGTGTTTACAAG GGAATGTTAGAAGATGGTACAGAAATTGCTGTGAAAAGGCTTAGTAAGGGTTCTGGCCAGGGGGTACCGGAGTTCAGAAATGAAGTAATACTCATTGCGAAGTTGCAGCATAAAAACTTGGTTAGACTTCTCGGCTTCTGCATCCATGGAGATGAGAAACTATTAATATATGAATACTTACCTAACAAAAGTCTGGATGCCATGCTTTTCG ATGCCACAAGAAAATCAATGCTTAATTGGCCAACAAGATTCGAGATAATCAAAGGTGTAGCTAGAGGACTTCTTTATCTTCATCAAGATTCAAGGTTGAAGATAATTCACAGGGATCTCAAAGCAAGCAACATATTATTAGATGCCGAAATAAGCCCTAAGATATCTGATTTTGGTATAGCAAGGATATTTGGTGGCGATCAGCAGCAAGAAAATACCAACCGCGTTGTTGGCACATA CGGTTACATGTCACCTGAATATGCTTTGAACGGAGTGTTCTCTGTCAAGTCTGATGTATACAGCTTTGGAGTTTTACTACTAGAGATTGTGAGTGGCTCAAAGACCAGCTCTGTGCACCTAAAAGCAGACTTCCCCAGCATTATAGCCTCT GCATGGAGCTTATGGAAGGATGGGAACATAAAGGATTTTGTTGACTCATCAATTGTGGAGAGTTGTTCACCTGATGAAACTATACGGTGCATCCATATTGGACTTTTGTGTGTTCAGGACAGCCCAAATGTGCGGCCACTCGTGTCATCAATCATGTCCTTTCTGGAGAATGGAGATATATCACTTCCACCTCCAAAAGAGTCTGTGTATTTTTCTGAAAACAACAATGGAAATGATGGAGCAGCAGAAAATACTGTAAATTCTGCAAATAACATGAGCATTACAGTAGTAGAGGGACGCTAG
- the LOC125515438 gene encoding G-type lectin S-receptor-like serine/threonine-protein kinase B120 isoform X1, whose protein sequence is MDPPPIHTIICLVCWSFWLFPFCASSGSRLLPDKPLSAGSTITSDDGTFALGFFSPSSSGTKHYYVGIWYKNIPKDNVVWVANRAMPIADPSSATLAFTNGSNLALSDTNGQLLWMTNISAAGNSSSEATGGEATLDNNGNFILRSSQGIILWQSFDYPTDTLLPGMNLRITHKTHALQRLVSWRNTQDPSPGNFSYGAHPAEFLRRFSWNGSTPYWRSPAWNNYLLVGRYVESVKSTIHFTLNTIDDEVYISFGLPEPSVSLVLLKMDYSGKMKLRTWNSNMSKWTDLRSEPKQECNKFGYCGPFGYCDNTQPIVTCKCIDGFEPNNKQDWTAHRFSQGCHRMEALRCGQQDGFLNLPSMKVPHESLHVKNISLDECIAECTSNCSCTAYAFANTSTKDINGDETRCLLWNGDLIDTEKLIGQGQNLYIRVHGLSDKKRKSTVLKITLPIVSTLLIIIWVCLVWICYLGGRTQFHTFLRVFPLSMIVQAKAIPYFYVLCSFIIMFASMFLIGKQRNKNIWKKLMSGTSSTSFELCDGNLKYPSISFKEIVLATNNFSNSNKLGHGGFGSVYKGMLEDGTEIAVKRLSKGSGQGVPEFRNEVILIAKLQHKNLVRLLGFCIHGDEKLLIYEYLPNKSLDAMLFDATRKSMLNWPTRFEIIKGVARGLLYLHQDSRLKIIHRDLKASNILLDAEISPKISDFGIARIFGGDQQQENTNRVVGTYGYMSPEYALNGVFSVKSDVYSFGVLLLEIVSGSKTSSVHLKADFPSIIASAWSLWKDGNIKDFVDSSIVESCSPDETIRCIHIGLLCVQDSPNVRPLVSSIMSFLENGDISLPPPKESVYFSENNNGNDGAAENTVNSANNMSITVVEGR, encoded by the exons ATGGATCCCCCTCCCATACACACAATCATCTGCCTTGTTTGTTGGTCATTTTGGTTATTCCCATTCTGTGCATCATCCGGCAGCCGCCTTCTTCCCGACAAGCCGCTTTCTGCTGGAAGCACCATCACCTCCGACGACGGCACTTTCGCCCTGGGATTCTTCTCCCCGTCCAGCTCCGGCACAAAACATTACTACGTCGGAATATGGTACAAGAACATACCCAAAGACAATGTTGTGTGGGTTGCCAACCGTGCTATGCCGATCGCTGATCCTTCTTCTGCAACACTGGCCTTCACAAACGGATCCAATCTGGCCCTGTCAGACACCAACGGCCAGCTTCTCTGGATGACTAATATCAGCGCCGCAGGAAATTCATCGTCAGAGGCAACTGGTGGAGAAGCCACGCTTGATAACAATGGGAATTTTATCCTTCGGTCATCACAGGGCATCATCTTATGGCAAAGCTTCGATTACCCGACCGACACTCTCCTTCCAGGTATGAACCTCAGGATCACCCACAAGACGCATGCACTACAACGGCTCGTCTCTTGGAGAAACACCCAAGACCCATCCCCGGGCAACTTCTCATATGGTGCACACCCTGCTGAGTTTCTGCGGCGTTTTTCATGGAATGGTTCGACACCATACTGGCGAAGTCCAGCGTGGAATAACTATTTGTTAGTAGGGCGGTACGTCGAGAGTGTCAAGTCCACAATTCACTTCACACTGAATACTATTGATGATGAGGTGTACATTTCCTTTGGACTACCAGAACCAAGTGTCTCCTTAGTGCTACTGAAGATGGACTACTCAGGCaagatgaagttacgaacctggAATAGCAACATGTCCAAATGGACTGACCTGCGATCAGAACCTAAACAGGAATGCAACAAATTTGGTTACTGTGGTCCATTTGGTTACTGCGACAACACGCAGCCTATTGTGACATGCAAATGTATTGATGGCTTTGAGCCAAACAACAAGCAAGACTGGACGGCACACAGGTTTTCGCAGGGATGCCACCGGATGGAAGCACTAAGATGTGGTCAACAGGATGGCTTCTTAAATTTGCCAAGCATGAAGGTTCCCCATGAGTCCTTGCATGTCAAGAATATAAGCTTAGATGAATGCATAGCAGAATGCACCAGCAACTGCTCCTGCACAGCGTATGCTTTCGCCAATACGAGCACCAAGGATATCAATGGGGATGAAACTAGGTGCCTATTATGGAACGGAGATTTGATTGACACAGAGAAGCTCATTGGACAAGGGCAAAACCTCTATATCCGGGTTCATGGATTGAGTG ATAAAAAGCGGAAGAGCACTGTCTTAAAAATTACACTGCCAATCGTGTCAACCTTGCTCATAATCATATGGGTGTGCCTTGTTTGGATCTGCTATTTGGGAGGTAGAACACAGTTCCATACTTTTCTCCGTGTATTTCCCTTGAGCATGATTGTGCAGGCCAAGGCTATTCCATATTTCTATGTGCTATGTTCCTTTATTATAATGTTTGCATCAATGTTCCTGATAGGCAAACAAAGAAACAAGAATATTTGGAAGAAGCTGATGTCAGGAACTTCGAGCACTTCATTTGAACTTTGCGACGGAAACTTAAAGTATCCTTCTATTAGCTTCAAAGAAATTGTACTTGCAACAAACAATTTCTCTAACTCCAACAAGCTTGGACATGGAGGTTTTGGCAGTGTTTACAAG GGAATGTTAGAAGATGGTACAGAAATTGCTGTGAAAAGGCTTAGTAAGGGTTCTGGCCAGGGGGTACCGGAGTTCAGAAATGAAGTAATACTCATTGCGAAGTTGCAGCATAAAAACTTGGTTAGACTTCTCGGCTTCTGCATCCATGGAGATGAGAAACTATTAATATATGAATACTTACCTAACAAAAGTCTGGATGCCATGCTTTTCG ATGCCACAAGAAAATCAATGCTTAATTGGCCAACAAGATTCGAGATAATCAAAGGTGTAGCTAGAGGACTTCTTTATCTTCATCAAGATTCAAGGTTGAAGATAATTCACAGGGATCTCAAAGCAAGCAACATATTATTAGATGCCGAAATAAGCCCTAAGATATCTGATTTTGGTATAGCAAGGATATTTGGTGGCGATCAGCAGCAAGAAAATACCAACCGCGTTGTTGGCACATA CGGTTACATGTCACCTGAATATGCTTTGAACGGAGTGTTCTCTGTCAAGTCTGATGTATACAGCTTTGGAGTTTTACTACTAGAGATTGTGAGTGGCTCAAAGACCAGCTCTGTGCACCTAAAAGCAGACTTCCCCAGCATTATAGCCTCT GCATGGAGCTTATGGAAGGATGGGAACATAAAGGATTTTGTTGACTCATCAATTGTGGAGAGTTGTTCACCTGATGAAACTATACGGTGCATCCATATTGGACTTTTGTGTGTTCAGGACAGCCCAAATGTGCGGCCACTCGTGTCATCAATCATGTCCTTTCTGGAGAATGGAGATATATCACTTCCACCTCCAAAAGAGTCTGTGTATTTTTCTGAAAACAACAATGGAAATGATGGAGCAGCAGAAAATACTGTAAATTCTGCAAATAACATGAGCATTACAGTAGTAGAGGGACGCTAG